In Canis lupus dingo isolate Sandy chromosome 27, ASM325472v2, whole genome shotgun sequence, one genomic interval encodes:
- the LOC112665493 gene encoding cationic amino acid transporter 3-like: MLCQALRRFGKKLVHKHPLELPVAETAPARSLSTLDLVVLGVGNTLGVSVYILAGEVARDQAGPSFVICILVAGLTSVLAGLCYGEISARVPHSGSAYLYSYVTVGELWAFITGWFLILTTFAHIGIRIWAWTLFFDNLFGNKFSLTLQETFLPQAPGVFVEILGFIIMFLLLLIMELLTRNIRQLSLVTKMLTLVKVLALGFVIISGFLKGDLHNWKLTEDDYIKAGLNDTSSLGLLGSGGFVPFGFQGILRGSATCIYAFTGFNIIVTRVELAQNPKCSIPKSIMISLFICFLVYFGVSVALTLMVPYYQLQPGSALPEAFLHIGWAPAYHFVNVGFFCSLSTKVFGNMFPIRQQVYMMAKDGLLFPVLTRIQTGTYMPILATMIIFIVATIMAFFLGFTDLLDLRSIGALLVFTLLAFIVLILRYQPERKNGGKETEVLGENEGNEMQVQEENEGNEAQVQEENKGNEAQVQEESEGNEAEVQENRPAAESLTLQALFFPGNPTPTALSGWVVSVCSSLLVLLLTLLCLVLARWPVLLSGDPVWITVVVLLLVLITGMTGVIWRQPQSSSPIHFKVPGLPLLPLLSIFLNIYLMMQMTAGTWALFGSWVLVGFAIYFGYGIRHSQIP, from the coding sequence ATGCTGTGCCAGGCACTCCGAAGATTTGGTAAAAAGCTGGTGCACAAACATCCACTGGAGCTACCTGTGGCTGAGACTGCCCCTGCTAGAAGCTTGAGCACTCTGGATTTAGTGGTCCTGGGTGTGGGCAACACCCTGGGTGTAAGTGTATATATTTTGGCTGGGGAGGTGGCTAGAGATCAAGCAGGACCATCTTTTGTGATTTGCATTTTGGTGGCTGGCCTCACTTCAGTGTTGGCTGGGCTGTGCTATGGAGAGATTAGTGCTCGGGTTCCCCATTCTGGCTCTGCATATCTCTACAGCTATGTCACTGTAGGTGAACTCTGGGCTTTCATCACTGGCTGGTTCCTCATCCTCACCACTTTTGCTCACATAGGCATTAGGATCTGGGCCTGGACCTTATTCTTTGACAATCTTTTTGGGAACAAGTTCTCCCTGACCTTGCAGGAGACTTTTTTACCACAAGCTCCTGGTGTTTTTGTAGAAATTCTAGGCTTCATTATTATGTTCCTTCTATTATTGATCATGGAATTGCTGACTCGGAACATTAGGCAGCTTTCTCTGGTTACCAAAATGCTCACTTTGGTGAAAGTATTGGCACTTGGTTTTGTCATCATCTCTGGCTTCCTGAAGGGGGACCTGCACAACTGGAAGCTCACAGAAGACGACTACATAAAGGCTGGACTCAATGACACCTCTAGCTTGGGCCTTCTGGGCTCTGGAGGATTTGTGCCTTTTGGCTTCCAGGGGATTCTCCGTGGATCAGCTACCTGTATCTATGCTTTTACAGGTTTCAACATTATTGTTACCAGGGTTGAATTAGCCCAGAATCCCAAGTGTTCAATCCCCAAAAGCATTATGATTTCcctgttcatttgctttttggtGTATTTTGGTGTGTCAGTGGCACTTACACTTATGGTGCCTTACTACCAACTTCAACCTGGGAGCGCCTTGCCTGAGGCATTTCTCCATATTGGCTGGGCCCCTGCCTACCACTTTGTAAACGTTGGATTTTTCTGTAGTCTTTCTACCAAAGTCTTTGGCAACATGTTCCCCATACGTCAACAGGTATACATGATGGCAAAGGATGGCCTCCTATTCCCTGTCCTTACCAGGATCCAAACCGGCACATATATGCCCATTCTGGCTACCATGATCATTTTCATTGTTGCAACAATAATGGCATTCTTCCTTGGATTCACTGATCTCTTGGACCTCAGGTCAATTGGGGCTCTGTTAGTTTTCACTCTGCTGGCTTTTATTGTTCTCATCCTCAGGTATCAGCCTGAAAGGAAGAatgggggaaaagaaacagaggtTCTGGGAGAGAATGAGGGAAATGAAATGCAGGTGCAGGAAGAGAATGAGGGAAATGAAGCACAGGTGCAAGAGGAGAATAAGGGAAATGAAGCACAGGTGCAAGAGGAGAGTGAGGGAAATGAAGCAGAAGTGCAGGAGAATAGACCTGCAGCTGAGAGTTTGACTCTGCAGGCACTATTTTTTCCAGGCAATCCCACCCCCACTGCACTCTCTGGCTGGGTTGTCTCTGTTTGCTCCTCACTGCTTGTTCTGCTGCTGACTCTTCTCTGTCTGGTGCTGGCCCGGTGGCCAGTTCTGCTTTCTGGAGACCCAGTGTGGATCACAGTAGTTGTGCTGCTTCTGGTGCTCATCACTGGGATGACTGGGGTCATCTGGAGGCAGCCACAGAGCTCCTCTCCCATTCACTTTAAGGTACCTGGTCTGCCTCTCCTCCCGCTCCTGAGCATCTTTTTGAATATTTACCTTATGATGCAGATGACAGCTGGCACCTGGGCTCTATTTGGTTCCTGGGTCCTGGTTGGATTTGCTATCTACTTTGGTTATGGGATCCGGCACAGCCAGATTCCTTAA